The DNA region ACGATCTCACCATCCGTTCTCTGTCAAGAAGAGACGCTCAGCACTCTTGACTACGCGTTTCGTGCAAAATGCATCAAGAACAGACCCAAGGTTGGTGGATTCTTGTTTTTTTTCGTCTTGAATAGGTTTGGACGAGAAATGAGACGAGTTCGGTTTGATTCTCAGGTGAACCAGAAGTTGATGAAATCTACAGTGATCAAAGATCTCTACACTCAGATAGATAGTCTGAAGCAAGGTAGATCTATCTCATGTATCCGTAGAATAGATTCACACGTTAGCTGAGTTCATTACGTTTTGATTCTCTCGCTCAGAACTTCGTGTTTCGAGGCAAGTGAATGGTTGTTATGGTGATCAGGGTGATCGACACAGTTCAGACGCGTTGAGGAAGGTGCGTAGTAGCCCTTGTATTACTTTGTTTTACGTGTTTTTGTTGAGACGTCGTGTTTTTTGTTGTTAGCAGCAACTGATGGAGCTGCAAGAACTGTATCTTTATCAGCAACAGCTAACAGTAGATTTGAAAGATAAACTACTGAGCACTGAGGTATATATAACACTGCTTTTTCTTGCACGAAACAAGTAAAACTCGTGCAACGTTGTTTTTTAATCCAGAGAGAACTGACAACGGCTCGACAGTCTTTGCTTAATCTCAAAAATCAATGTCAACAAGCCGAAGACATGTGTAGAGATAAGGAGGCAGTGATATTCAATCTCATTTCTTCTGGTACGAGGATGTCGCGTTTTTGCACTATTTTTGCCTCTAATGCAGTCTCATTCTGCATCAATGTACAGGAAAAGAACTGACAAAGAAAACTCTCGAGCTTCAATCAGACCTTGAGGGCGCTGTGTTGGACGTGTCTACCTTGTCCGCCAAAATTGGTTCGTGTATCTTATTCAAATGTATCATCACGTTTTTTCTAAAATTGGTTTTTGTGTCCAACAGAACACAAGACAGATTTAGAAGAAACAAGCAGGCaaaatgtagagaatttttaCTCAGTTAGTTCAGCAGCTTCAGGAGCTAGACGAAGGGATCTCGGCCTCAGCAACGAGCCAAGAACAGAACTGGAAGGCGATTCAAGACGATACACGAGTATTCCTAAGTCCTAACTTCAAAAGCTAAGGTAGCTCAGAATCTCTCCGAGTAAAGCCTATTCCCTCATGTGGGGTATAAATCATGTACTACTTTTTTTCACAACGTAGGCGATAGACGAGCTTTTCAAACAGATCGAAAATCTCAAGGAGCTAAACGCATCTGGTGTCAATAAAATAGACGGTTCAGCTGAAGAACTGTATCAGAACTCTCAGCTGGCCTTAAGTAGATTGAGCTCCACGCTATCAGATCATTCTTCGTGCATTATGGATGTGAGAATCGATCTTTGCAGTTAGATATACGCGCTTTTTTGCTTCCCCTACGTTACTATAACTAACCACTAATCCAATGCAGCTCGTGTCTAAAAACGCATCAGCTGCTGATGCCATTAACAACGGTCTGAAAAGCAACATGAACAATCTTGGACTGAAATTAGACGAATTCGTGAAGCAGCAGAAGGAGGTAAGAACAGAAACCTCTCAATTGTTTTTACGCGATACTTTGTGAGAATCGGCCTTTTTTCCATCAGAATCATGTGCGTTCCCACCATACATCCAAGTCCATTTCCAGTAGCCTTGTTAGTTTTTTCAAGACTTTGAAGATTTATACGTCCAAATTGACACTCATCGAAGAGGATTCCCAAACTATCGCCAAACAGAAGCTGCACGCGTTCACGACAAAGTTTGAGGTAGTCTTCGATCATTTTCCTTTACACGTATTTTTCCTAAAGTCACTAATTCTGTTACTTACTCTTTGGTAGGAGTATTCTGCTGCTGAAGAAAAGCTTCTGTTGGAGCAAATGTCCAAACTTTTGGCGAATTCGAGTTCTAGAAATAAAAAAACGGTTAGTATTTATTATAATGAAACCTCATCTCCAAATCTGAATGTTATGCGTGATTCTGTTTTTCAGATACAAGCAGCAGTAGATGACGTGCTAGAGAGCGCCTCAAGCAACGGACTGAAGCTGAATCAAGAAATATCGGAGATGCAAAGCCTTACCGTTGACACTGAGGAAAAGTGGAATGTTTTCATTCAGACAACAGAAAGCAACTATGTTGAAGATTCTGTTGCTGTGGAAGCCGGCAAATGCGCCCTTGAAGACGGCCTTCAATGCTGGTAACGCGACAAAATATCACACTCTTTCGCTTTCTTTATGTACAAGTGTTGTAGTTTTATTGCAATCTTCGATGCTATGCAGCATGAGAGAGTTGGCAGAGGTTTCGAAACAGCAGAGATTGTCCGAAGAATCTCTGTTGGGTGAGATCAAGGCGAAATTCGACTCTCAAGATTCTCTCATCAAGTAAGCCCTCTCACTTTCTGTCATTTGTTTTGAGGAACAACACACaaattctttcatttttgtttgCAGGAATGAAACAG from Salvia splendens isolate huo1 chromosome 9, SspV2, whole genome shotgun sequence includes:
- the LOC121748069 gene encoding kinesin-like protein KIN-5D — translated: MENSRANNQRRSWTPSFMSRTLWSSNESPTKDFFRSNDEQKRVNVQVVARCRPLPEEESRGKASSMISCDEIKQQVIATQNTGNKQTDKVFVFDKVFGPNSKQIEVYDDVIAPAIAEVLEGYSWTIFAYGQTGTGKTYTMEGEGRKYKVSFHENAGVIPRAVQQIFEVLERERADYSMKATFLELYNEEITDLLAPDEAKRPLVLMEDGKGAVRGLEEEVVCSVDEICAILEKGSSRKRTAETLVNKQSNRSHSIFTITVQIKEPDTSTTDHGSEMIRCGRLNLVDLAGSENVLRYGAREGRAREAGEINKSLLTLGRVINALADNSTHVPYRDSKLTRLLRDSLGGKTKTCIIATISPSVLCQEETLSTLDYAFRAKCIKNRPKVNQKLMKSTVIKDLYTQIDSLKQELRVSRQVNGCYGDQGDRHSSDALRKQLMELQELYLYQQQLTVDLKDKLLSTERELTTARQSLLNLKNQCQQAEDMCRDKEAVIFNLISSGKELTKKTLELQSDLEGAVLDVSTLSAKIEHKTDLEETSRQNVENFYSVSSAASGARRRDLGLSNEPRTELEGDSRRYTSIPNLFPHAIDELFKQIENLKELNASGVNKIDGSAEELYQNSQLALSRLSSTLSDHSSCIMDLVSKNASAADAINNGLKSNMNNLGLKLDEFVKQQKENHVRSHHTSKSISSSLVSFFKTLKIYTSKLTLIEEDSQTIAKQKLHAFTTKFEEYSAAEEKLLLEQMSKLLANSSSRNKKTIQAAVDDVLESASSNGLKLNQEISEMQSLTVDTEEKWNVFIQTTESNYVEDSVAVEAGKCALEDGLQCCMRELAEVSKQQRLSEESLLGEIKAKFDSQDSLIKNETAANEKIHARYSSIAASFLEETDDATRNLTLSAEKDLRLDRKASERAELLSARCVVTTKQASYSHSGQVAEISTSARKCLVDDYLVDSSPILRKRNMVLQSREEAESLISLETPKADNAVAT